AGAGAAGGCAGCCTCCATACTTCGTCTAGAACCAAGATTCATAGCTCCAGCGATTAGAACTATCTGCCATTCGGATCCACTCGAAcgcaaagtacaatagaattaatttttttaaaaaactgaaaatgtatttaagatttacatataaaataatattagatccAAGATCCAGCCTCAATCGTAGTTGACTTCTTTACTTACGAATATTTgcgtgattaatttttttagttgctTATTGATTTTGTGTATAACACTTCTTACTATATTATAGGTTTGTCGTGCCATGAGATATTTTCCTCCCGAACAACGTACCATGGTCAATGTTAAAATGACCAGGTGCTTGTACGCGATGGCGACGCACTGTCGTTATACCGGCGATCCAAGAACAGGTTGGAACATGCCACCTGCAACTTGCTCAAAATACAATGCTCATGTTCTCGGAGTTAAAATAGCATGCGGTTTAGAGATGCTAGTAGCTCGGGCCAACGAGGAACGTAGAAAACGTACCAAAGAACAGTCGGACGTTCCCGACGATGCTGAAAAGTTAAAGCTGAACGAATCAGCATTCAACGCTTACCTAGCTCGTTTAGAGGCGAACGGTTACTTTAGAGATCTGTTGGAGGGTAGTCAGGAACGTGATAAACTGTTGTCCACAGCGAAAGAGTATTTCTTGAAGCATGCgactttatttgataatctatCGAATTTGTATGAAAGCGATGCTCAAAAAGTCTTAGAAGCATGGGAGAACATTCAGACGAATGACATTGAAATGCatggtaatttgttatttacgtatttaaattactattttaacaAGTAGTATATAATTTCCAAAtcgttaaattttacatttagctagacttactttttttttatatgcagcTCAAGATGAAATTATGTTGAGTCCTGCGGATACCGATAGTTGGTTACACGTAGACCCGATGCAATTAGAAACATATTTAAACCAACAGTGGGGCAATGTTAAGGATAAGAAATTAGATCAAGAACCCATGAGTCTCCGAGAAAAAATGCAGTCGTTTCTCAATCAAACTAGCGACATTGACGGCGTGCATTTCTTAGGGTATGATTTCTATCTGTCAAAATGGCGtctagagaaagaaagaaagagagagaaacaatgTTGAGGAATATACTAATCGTAATTTATTCGTAAAACAATGGAAAGTAGATAATCattgatttcatttatattttgtagaGAACAATCAATGGACAATGAAATGCAAGACACGGAGGATGGTGCGCGAATAGATTTTGATGCAGACGTATTCGACAGTACATTAAGAGGCATCCTTGACTTAGTCGTTCCGGGAGGAGAGGACGAGTTCGAGGGTAGCTCGGAGGGATCGCTGGGCGGCGACGACGAGGATAAGGGTGGTGACATGGACAAGTACATGCGGCTGTTAGATTCACAGCTGCAATCGCAAATGGTAATGGACGAGAGCTCGGTAGCGGATGATAATAATAGCACGGATCCCGTAGAGGCAAGTTTGCGAGAAAGTATCGAAGCTGAAGCCGGCGGTTCCGGCCCAGCCGGGAACATAATCGGCGGTCCCGTTCGGAGGCTCATGCACTTGCAATTGCAATCACCCACGACGGTACCGCCCGACTTACAAAGTTAATGGCACTACATGTAGTAAACGATTAACATTAGTCGATTCACGTTGACATTCGTAAACATTATTACGATCTTCGCTTCATTCTGCAAGATGCATTTGCCATTTCAAACAAGGAGAAAAGACAATGGACTAAAGCCTCGTTACTatccaaattattacacatttattacttaaaatatatacttaatgtTATCGATCAAAGCACTTTTATCACGCAGTTAGTACCATTTCATATATGTACTTTTCATCACTCGGCTATATCACtgtttttcatacaaattatatattaacgaATAAGATGTTATTATCGCGGCCATAAAGTTATACAGTAAGAGTCCtactatttatatatgtatcatttatttCCACTTTTATAACTAATTTTACCAAATCAGAATCTATTACGTGTAAAGCTTTGTacattttaattagaataatgaGAGACACGAACGTTTGTTGTGTAcagatttgtatattttattaagactCGTTAGAGGAATACGTATGACAACATGTATGTATACGCGTTCGTGTACTGGCGTATACATAGATCCTCATAGAAATctcatattatttgtattaaaattcaagGTGTCGGTGATCGATTATTTGAATGCCTGTTTGAACCATTTTGGTGTCTTGTTTTGATTCTGAgctgatgacgatgatgatttGCCGCTACCACTCGGTCCTGGAGTGACATGATTGCTCTCGACAACTGTGCCTCTATCACTTTCAGTCGTTAGATCTTGTTCTTTCCGCGTCGTAGCGGTTCTATAGAAGAGTATGTAAAATTTAGATGATTATGACAATCTATATCGAGCGATGTAATTGATCATCTTACCTAGACTTTATAGCTTCGATCCCGGCAACTCTAGGATCTGTCAAATTTGCTTTTACACTCGACTTTAGCGATGATTGCCCGGAATAATAAACGATAGCAGAAGGAACAAGATTTTCGTCTATTAGTCGTGCGTCGGGGTTTAAAGTATGCCTTGGTGGAGTAGTATCTGcataaagaagaataataaaattttatcaataataaaattattatgtatttgttttttgcataaaatgaaTGTGATAATCGCATGCCATTACTCACAGATAGTGAATTCACAATCTGGATTGTCTAAATAGCTTTTGATGAAGTCTTTAACAGTTTGGATGGTCTCCAGTGGTCCAAACAAACCCTGAAGAACGAACTGATCGGGAAATTGTATGCGAATCACGGCGCGACGATACTTATTCAATCGGTCCAGAATGTGCTTGTCACGATCCAACTGACGCTGCGTCTCTGTCAAAAGCGGAGCGTCCTCGAACTGTTCTCGGCGACGTTTAGCATCTCGCAAGAGTGTTTTCGCGTCGTGTAGATCGAGATCGAAAAAACTGTCTGGCAACTCATCCCTTGGCAATGCCTGAGTCCCAGCCTGATTAAACACCAGAGCGTTTCTCTCCCCTAACTGTAACGTGAAATGTTTAATAAGTAAACCCGTCACCTTAATGCGATTGCACATATGCACAATTACACCTTACAAACTTAATTTCATACGCGTTTTCCTGGGCTGCGCATGTTTCTGTGATACTTCGATCTTGTTTGTCATTATGATCTTCATGGCTGGAATGATTTACTTCTATTTTAGATACATCTCTCTCTTGTTTTTTATCATTGAGCGTATTTATTCCCTCATCTTTCGTTTCTACCTTTATCTCATCTCCCGATTCTTCCTGATTTTTCATTATTGATATGCTTTTTGTTGGCACATTAATTGTCTCGTTTATTGTCTTACTACAGTGTGATGTAGATGGCACTCTTTGGTAATCTTTATCGCTCGAGGAAGCATCTGCAAGGACTGACTTTGGAAGCAAAGGCGTAGATACATGTGCCTGTGTTTTTAACTGTTCATGGTCGCGATATATCAGCCTTAATATCGCTCTTCCGCTATTGAGACCTAGCGACTTCAACGTCGTTTTCTCTAACGCTTCTCTACCGCACACCTGAAAAGATTTGAAACATTCCAATTTCTTATTCGTACGTTTATGTTACACATATAATTACGCATCATTATAAAAACGTCAGTTTCTATGTTGCGCAAGTATGCCATACATATATCGCTCATTTACTACAACAATGACAAAACTTACaaagtttttcaatttaaatgttttgaatcatcaatgtttgataatatcatttttaaggAGCTTTTTTCTCCAGCTTAAAAAAGTAGAGTGCAGTCATAAGACTTTtcattcatatatttaatattaccaaCTTCAAAATAAGAACCAATGAATGAAATcaataaatgacaataatttgtcatttaaaaatattttctttataacagtgataaattattaataattattaatgtagaaaaaattgaaaaagaattgtttataataatgatttaaatgtaatgTATTATGAAATCGGTAGGAGTCATTTTGACCCTCTGTTACCATTATGATACTTTACTGAAGTGTGACCATTAAGGATTAACAGAGGAACtgttcacttttcacgtttccaccttaataaaaaagattacatgACTGCTATgcgaaattttctcttttttgcagacaaaaaaaaatgacaattttcaaattacatCATTATAGTAAACGAACTATGTGTACATACTTCACGATGCATGTATATCAACACAGCTCTCTCAAGGTCAGAATCGGGATAGATTTCCGTCAACGCCCGAGCCAAAGTCGTGTCCGGCGGGAACTCGCGCAATATTCTTTCCCCGTCCTCCGGCTGAATGCCGATGGTGACGTTCGACGCGGCACGCATCTTCGTACAGGCCACCATCTCCAGCTGTGCGTTATTCGGCAAGCCGGTGAAACGGAATATCGTGTTAGGATCTAGTATCTGCCGATTGTGTCTGTAAAACAGTAGCGCAAGAGATGTAATGTACGGCTTTacggaaattatatttcattgtgGAAAATCCAAGTCTCAAAGTGTCTCGTGCTCACTTAATGTCATAGTCGTCGGCGTTGTAGCCCTGCTTCTGGCATACCTCCTCCAGAACCTACAAAAAGCCCTCTGtacatatttcatatttgttgCGTCAAGAACGTTGTTCCCcgttttttgttgtttttttttttcgaacacGCGAGGGTGCGCGTCGCGCCCTGTCCTCGCCGCTGGATCCTCACCTGCAGGATCGTCGTGTTGATCGTAACCCGCACATTCTGCCGGCGGCCGTTCGGCGCGAGGACGACCACGGTCTTGTTTGCCGCCATGGTGATCAGCGAAACTTCAAAGAGATGCTGAGTGGCCCAACCATCGCGAGTGGCTAACAGCTGATTCGGAGCGACTTGCTCCGGCAGATATTCCACTCGCCTCTCCCCCTCCCGTGGTCGCGTAAAGTCCCGTGTTCAATGATGTTCAATGTTTGTTGATGTTCGCAGAATGTAGACCGATATCTGCAGCAGAGACAGAATGAGACAGAAGAAGTAAACAGAAGTAAGGGAACCCGATCGTATTTTTCTCGAAGAGATCattctattttcttcttttaagctACATCCCAAAACATCCTCTCCAAAGACAATTTTACTCGATATAACGTACACAGTTATACGTTACGTGTACTATATATTTCGAGTAAAAAGTTTTTCCTCGGAAAAAATGTTTTGGAATCTAACCTTATCGTGAAGACAGTcgtgtttttattgttttggATCCCAGATGACAGCTAGCTGTCACGTCGTCGCAATCCGCGGCGGACTCCGGGTATCATATGCGCCAATCGACTTTGCCGTTGATAGGTTTACGATTACGATAAGTGAGATCGTTGGACAGGTCTTCGTCGACGCTTGCGCGATTTAGATCGTAATCGCGCGTTCGTACGTTGGCAAGGGTCCAGGGGAGCCGTCGCGAGTTCGTGTGGCCGACCTGCACGTGCACGCAAAAGAGGGTCGTTTACACGGGGCAAggaggggggaggaggaggaggaggaggaggaggaggaggaggaggctcGAGAAACACAACGAACGCGTGTCATCCAGGTTCGCTCGCTTGTCGGTTGGCCCGCCTCTTGCGCGCTCGCCGCGGGATCGCGTGAACCGACACAACACTAGGGCGAGACGGACGCGAGCAGAGTGGCAGGTGTACCCGCGACGCGCCGTCGTGTGTTTACGAGCGACAGTCGTCGCCTGACGTCTCGCCCGCACCGCTCGCCACCGCAACGACGACGCAAATGACGACCCCCGAGGTGAGAGCGGGTAAGCCTCTGCGGCGCGATGGTCGTGTCCTTTAACCGGTACCTACCGGTGATTTTACCGGAGATCGACGACAGCGAACCCGGCGGCGCCGTCGCCGCGAGCAGCGGCGTCGGCGGGCCGCCCGACGTCAAGCAGCGCGCCCCGTACACCACGGATGAGACCGCCGCGAGGAGCTGCTCAACTGGCAGCACCCtcatcggcggcggcggcagcggcagcggtggtccgacgacgacgacgacgacaacctCCGTGACAACGCCTGCGGTTACGGTAACGACGTCGGCGGTCACGGTACCGCTGTGCGTCCTGGGCGAGGTACAGCTGCGTTTCCTCTGCCCCGACGACCTGGAGGAGGTGCGCTCGCTCTGCCAAGACTGGTTCCCTATAGGTGAGCATGGTTCTCGTCTGTCTCAGGAGATGCAGGattgtaaaagattttttttttaatatacattctttaatattatctcTCTATCTCACTTTCTCAAAACCTGCTTCAATTCCGACTAATAAaggaaatgtaaataattaagaGAAAGTTCTGAGAGGAAGGAAATGTATCTGCGAAGAAAAAGAGCTAACGCACTGAGAACAACACAGAAacttatatacacatatatcttgagttttaaaacacaaatatttatgaagcaaATCTTCAAGCAGGATATACATGTGTCTATTAATATTGTTCAAACGCTTCTCACACAATAACTGAGATAgcgtttcattaaattttagaattagattatatgtatttatatctaATAAGAGTTTTGCTGTAAATTTTAAGATTACATCTATATAGATCATTTACGTATTGTTTATACagggttggataagttaatatatttttttaactaaattaaattaaagttaatggcgtgtgaaattaatttagttacattaaaagtggcacgaataaaaaatttataaaaacgtttaattACGTTACAATTAAatccatttatattaaattaaaagttaattttgaaacatttaaattgaaaataggCTATTGAGAGTCagtaaaagtgcgcaatcacaagtattaatattaaaccagttatttatttattttttaaaattacaaaagaacgaacgtttcgactcgctttgAAGTCATTTTTCAgcgtattaacaaaaaatataaaaaaattctagccGTCATCAGTCATGAAAAACGGGAAGCAGTcgagtcaccaacggtttgccaaatcctaGTGGCATTTTTATCCGTGGCAGTGTTAcaagaaatgatatttaaaaaaatgaataaataataatggtataatattaatactcgtgattgcgcacttttacccgcgctgactctcagtagcctattttcaatttaaatgttttaaatttcgagagtcctgAAACAATTACTttgttttcatattaaattagaaattcgtaaatttttaaagttagattactcaaaacaattagaATACAgaccattaatttaatattttatttaaatgaattaagtatatatgaaataacaaagaaatattgttccTTATATTTgggaatgtttttttatttataattttttttttacataaataaattttaacttaagaaaaagttataatattaaattaaaatttatgtgtttctgaaaaaaactagttaaagttaaaaattaaattatttaaaattaactgattttagttaattataaaagttattaactttttaactttattatttaatttttaactttttaactagttactacccaaccctATATTTACAAATCTTTTTCGTGTAAACAattcaatgtaaattattataaattattataaataacactgtacagaaaagtaattaagttataaaattgttaatatatctgccTTTAGTATAGatacatatgtgtatacacattatgtataaaattatatttacacatataaaacttagtttatattacatacacacataatgtatattatacaatattttacaagtaaatGTTCAATccaatagaaatatatttgaatgcaatttattagaaatatatcaAGTGAcatcttttctgtttttt
The window above is part of the Solenopsis invicta isolate M01_SB chromosome 8, UNIL_Sinv_3.0, whole genome shotgun sequence genome. Proteins encoded here:
- the LOC105207990 gene encoding protein ecdysoneless, which produces MRRQKMANAVFTHKTKEEEVIECFLYPKFCYASDPDAVTEARLSEEIVKYNEEIAQFVTDHIWHCDDLNFRPRTKQTMLLNRTLEGSAVEEDYHTLPHIYASLRFDEDIGDEWLTVFLIFRLTKVFDGLIARVVDSDGEFLLIEAANVLPLWASPETCQDRVFIHNGDIHVIRERGTSFPNLLNNINSKPHISKMSEKVQLVLQKRIGIYPDEIQKRKHKTRAFLPEKAASILRLEPRFIAPAIRTICHSDPLERKVCRAMRYFPPEQRTMVNVKMTRCLYAMATHCRYTGDPRTGWNMPPATCSKYNAHVLGVKIACGLEMLVARANEERRKRTKEQSDVPDDAEKLKLNESAFNAYLARLEANGYFRDLLEGSQERDKLLSTAKEYFLKHATLFDNLSNLYESDAQKVLEAWENIQTNDIEMHAQDEIMLSPADTDSWLHVDPMQLETYLNQQWGNVKDKKLDQEPMSLREKMQSFLNQTSDIDGVHFLGEQSMDNEMQDTEDGARIDFDADVFDSTLRGILDLVVPGGEDEFEGSSEGSLGGDDEDKGGDMDKYMRLLDSQLQSQMVMDESSVADDNNSTDPVEASLRESIEAEAGGSGPAGNIIGGPVRRLMHLQLQSPTTVPPDLQS
- the LOC105207989 gene encoding tether containing UBX domain for GLUT4 gives rise to the protein MAANKTVVVLAPNGRRQNVRVTINTTILQVLEEVCQKQGYNADDYDIKHNRQILDPNTIFRFTGLPNNAQLEMVACTKMRAASNVTIGIQPEDGERILREFPPDTTLARALTEIYPDSDLERAVLIYMHREVCGREALEKTTLKSLGLNSGRAILRLIYRDHEQLKTQAHVSTPLLPKSVLADASSSDKDYQRVPSTSHCSKTINETINVPTKSISIMKNQEESGDEIKVETKDEGINTLNDKKQERDVSKIEVNHSSHEDHNDKQDRSITETCAAQENAYEIKFLGERNALVFNQAGTQALPRDELPDSFFDLDLHDAKTLLRDAKRRREQFEDAPLLTETQRQLDRDKHILDRLNKYRRAVIRIQFPDQFVLQGLFGPLETIQTVKDFIKSYLDNPDCEFTIYTTPPRHTLNPDARLIDENLVPSAIVYYSGQSSLKSSVKANLTDPRVAGIEAIKSRTATTRKEQDLTTESDRGTVVESNHVTPGPSGSGKSSSSSAQNQNKTPKWFKQAFK